The following nucleotide sequence is from Cryptosporangium aurantiacum.
TCGACATGTTCCAGCTGCCCGAGGCCGGTGGGTTCGCGCTCGACATCGACGCCTACGTCGACTTCATCCGGGAGCGCAACTCGCGGGTCGCGGTGGTCTGCAACCCGAACAACCCGGACGGCAACTACATCCCGAAGTGGGAAGTGCTCCGGCTCGTCGACTCGCTGGCCGATCGCGACCTGGTCGTCGTCGACGAGTCGTTCATCGACTTCGTGGACGCCGAGCACCGCCCGTCGATCGCCCAGGAAGCGATGCTGCGGCACAACGTCCTCGTGCTGAAGAGCTTGGGGAAGAACTTCGGGCTGCACGGGATCCGGTTCGGGTACGTCGTCGGCAACCCGGCACTGGTCAAGAAGATCGGTTCGCGCCTTCCGAAGTGGAACCTCAACTCGCTGGCCGAGACCGTCGTGTTCATGCTCCGCGACCACCTGGCCGAGTACCGCGAGAGCCTGCGCCTGCTGGCCCGCGACCGGTACGAGATGATCAACGAGCTCCGCCGGATCCCCGGCATGCAGGTGTTTCCGTCGCAGGGGAACTTCGTGCTGGTGAAGCTGCCCGCCGAGGTGGAGGGGCCGCGGCTGCGCGACTACCTGCTGTCCCGGCACGGCGTGCTGATCCGGGAGTGCGGCAACAAGCTCGGCATCACCAGCCAGTTCGTCCGGCTGGTCGTGCGTCCGCGGGAGGACACCGAGCGGCTGCTGAACGGCATCCGCAGCTACCTGACGTCCTCGTTCTCCGAGTCGCTGGACGGCGCCACGCCGATGGACCTGGCCGGCCGCTTCGCCGAGTCGACCGGCCTGAAGACCGGGACGCACTCGGTGCTCGACGACCCGCTGGGCGACCGCGTGGTGCCGCTGCTCGGCGCCGAAGGCCCGCGGCTGAGCCGCAGCGGCACCCGCTAGTACTGCTCCTTCAGCACTCGCAGGTGGGTCCAGGACTCCAGCCCGAGGACGCCCGGCAGCGCCCGGACGTCCTCGAGCAGCCGAAGCGTCTCGTCGGCGTCGTAGGTGACCGCCGTACAGATGACATCGGCGCGGCCGACCGCGGTCGCGAGGTACTGGACCCGATCGAGCCCGTCCAGCACCGAGACCACCGACGCCGGATCACCGCCGAGCGTCACCTCGAACCCGGTCAGCACCGGAGCGCCCCACGCGCTCGCGTTCACCCGCGCTCCGACGTGCACGGCGCCGGACTCCAGCAGCCGTAACACCCGGGTGCGCGCGGCGCTGGTGGAGAGCCCCACGCCGTCCGCGAGTTCGGCGAACGACGCCCGTCCGTCGCGTCGGAGGTGCGCGAGCAGGCCCCGGTCGACATCGTCGACCGGGGTTTCGTCGTACCGGCCGGGCGGGAAGTGGGTGTCCTTCCGGATCTCGGTGTAGATCCCGGTCTCGACCTTCCGGACGCCCGGCAGCCCGGCGATCCGCCGGATCGTCGCCGCCAGCGCCGCCTGGTCGGTGCAGCGCAGCTCGGCGATCAGCGAGAACCGTCCGGCGACCGCGGAGAGGAACGGCAGGTCCCCGAACTCCGCGAGACGCTCGGCGACCGGGGCGATCGGTCCCTGCACGATGAGCCCGAGGTGCGCGTACGCGTTCAGGCCGAACACCGACGGGTGGACGACGCCGACGATCGTCACCAGGTCGCTGTCCAGCAGTCGGCGCATTCGCGCGGTTACCGCCGGACGGGACAGCCCGACCGCCTGCCCGAGCGCCTCGAACGTGGCCCGGCCGTCCCGGCGCAGCTCGGCCAGCAATGCCCGGTCGAACGCGTCGGTGTCCATCGGCCCCCGTTTCGGCAACGTAAATCTCTGCGGCCATCTGGATTTCCAGCCGCAGATCCGTAAGTCCCGGCGTTAGCTTACGAGCGTTGCAGCGGCGCTGCACTCCATTGGCTGCTGATATTCGATTCTCGGAGGCTCCCCCGTGCACTCCTCCCGTCGCCAGTTCCTCTCCCGAGTTTCGTTAGCAGCCGGTGGCGCGCTGCTGCTGCCGTCGGCACTCGCGGCCTGCGGCTCGGACGAAGACACCGCCGCCACCCCCTCGTCCGCGCCCTCCGGTGTGGACGCGAAATGGCCGAAGCTGACGTCCCGCCAGGTCGTGGTCGCGGGCTTCGGCGGCGAGACCTACGACGTCCGGCAGAAGCTGGAGTTCGACCCGTTCACGAAGCTCTCCGGCGTCCGGGTCACGCAGGCCGCCTGGGACTACGGCAAGTTCACCGAGATGGTGGCGAAGCCGAACCCGGAGTGGGACATGATCGACTTCGACGGATACTCGATCGCCGCGCTGATCGAGGGGAAGACGCCGCCCGGCAAGCTCGCCGACTGGGTGCGGCGGTGCGATCTCGTCGACAAGGCCTACCAGGACTACGCAGCCGGCAGTTACGCGTACAGCGTCGTGCTCGGGTGGTCGACGAAGCTCGGCGCGACGCCGACCGGCTGGGCCGACTTCTTCGACACGAAGAGGTTCCCCGGCAAGCGGGCGTTCCCGAAGTCGATCTACGCCGGTACCGCGGAGATCGCACTGCTGGCCGACGGCGTCGCCAAGGACAAGATGTACCCGCTCGACCTCGACCGGGCGATCGCGAAGCTGAACACGATCAAGGACGACCTGATCTTCTACGACTCGTACGCCCAGGGTCAGCAGTACATGGCGCAGGGCAGCGCGTCGATGATCGCCACCGCGAACAGCCGGATGATCCAGCTCAAGGACAGCGGCAAGCCGGTGGACTGGACCTACCAGGACGCGATCCTCTACCCGTGGGGCGGCTTCGCGCTCACCCAGCAGGCGCCGAACGCCGACGCCGCGAACGCGCTGATCGACTACCTGTCGACGCCGGAGGCGCAGGCCGCGGTGGCCAAGAGCCTCTACCTCGGTCCGACGGTCTCGGCCGCCCTCGACCTGCTCAGCCCGGAGGAGCTCGCGAAGCAGCCGAGCGCACCCGACAACGTCGCCAAGCAGCTGTCCGTGGACGTCCGGTCGCTCGCGAAGCAGGACGGTGAGTACGTGGAGAAGTTCTTCGCGTGGGTCGGGAAGTGACTGCCGGAGGCCGGTGGCTGCTGCTCCCGCCGCTCGCCCTGCTCACCATCGGTCTGCTCGGGCCGATGGTGGCGGTCGTCGCGGCCGGCGTGGCCGCCGACGGCCCGGTCGGGATGGTCACCGAACCGTTCCGCAGCGAGCTGTTCCTCGGCGCGGCGGCCCGGACGCTCTGGCTCTCGCTGCTGGTGACCGTATGCACGGTCGTCATCGGCGCGATCTACGCGGTCGCGCTGGTGGCGGCTCCGCGACGGCTGGCCGGTGTGCTCTTCGGCGTGCTGTTCCTGACGTTCTGGGTGTCGCTGCTCGTCCGGACGTTCGGCTGGGTTCTGACCCTGCAGCCCGCGGGAGCGCTCGACAGTCTCGTGGGTGGGGAGGGCCTCGGCCTGTACCAGACCACGGCCGGCCTGGTCCCCGCGATGGTCCACATCATGCTTCCGTACGTGGTGCTGCCGATCTACGCGGACCTGCGAGGCTTGGACGCCGCCCAGCTGCGGGCCGCGCGGAGCCTCGGTGGCGGCGAGTGGCTGACGCTCCGCTCGGTGGTGCTCCCGGCGATCCGGCCGGGCGTGCTGGCCGGTGGGGTGATCGTGTTCGTGCTCAGCCTCGGCTTCTACGTGACGCCGGCGTTCCTCGGCGGGCCGGGCGGCCAGGTCGTCTCGATCGTGATCGGCACCCAGTTCGGGCGGTTGCAGGATCTCGGCGGCGCCGCGGCGATGGGTGTGCTGCTCCTGGTCGCCACGCTCGGGCTGTATGTGCTGGCCGACCGGTTCCTCGGCATCGGGCGGGCCTGGAGCGCGGCGGTGGAACGTGAGTGACTTCCGCACCGCCGCTCCTCGCACCAGCGCCATCACCGTCGTCCTGGGCGTCGTCGTCGCGCTGTTCCTGCTGGCGCCGCTGGCCGTCATCCTGCCGGTGGCGTTCAGCGCCGACGCGTTCCTGGTCTTCCCGCCGCAGCAGTGGTCGGGGCGCTGGTTCACCGACGTGCTGACCGACCCGGCGTGGCTCGACGCGATCAGCCTGTCCGCCCGGATCGCCGCCGGTGCGGCCGTCCTCGCGACGCTGGCCGGGACCTGCGCGGCGTTCGCGCTGCGTCGCGTCCGGCGTGGGCAGCGCACGCTGCGGACGCTGATGCTCGCTCCGCTCGTCGTGCCGCAGCTGGTGCTGGCGCTGGGTCTGTACCTGGCCGTGGACGACCTCGGTGGCCGGGCCGGTCTGGGGACGCTGCTGGTCGGGCAGGCGGTGCTGGCTACGCCGGTCGTCTACCTGGCGGTGGCCGCCGGGCTGGCCGGCGTCGATCCGGCGCTGTCCCGGGCCGCTCGCAGCCTCGGGCACTCCTGGCCGTCGGCGCTGGTGCGGGTGGAGCTGCCGCTGGTGGCGCGCAGCGTCGCCGGGTCGGCCGTGCTGGCATTCGGCCTGTGCTTCGACGAGTCGGTTCTGGCCTACTACCTGAGTCCGCCCGGCGAGGAGACGCTGCCGACCCGGATCTGGCTGGACGCGAGCCAGAGCGCGTCCCCGGCGATCGCGGCGGTGAGCGCGCTGGTGATCGGGTCGGCGGTGGTGCTGCTGGGAGTGAGCGTGCTGTTGACCACTCGGAAAAGGAAAACCCCATGAGATTTCTTCCGGTTAAGGGCGGGCGGGCGGGTGGTGCAGGGCTGGAGAGCGTGAGTATCGACAGGCTCACCGTCGATCTCGGTGGAGCGCGGATCCTCGACGAGGTGAGCCTCACCGTTCCGGCCGGGTGCTTCGCGACGCTGCTCGGACCGAGCGGCAGCGGCAAGACCACGACGCTGAACGTCCTGGCCGGGTTCACCGACCCCGGCAGCGGCGACGTGCGCATCGGCGGCCGGTCGCTGACCGGCGTACCACCGCACCGCCGCGAGATCGGCGTCGTGTTCCAGAACTACGCGCTGTTCCCGCACCTGTCGGTCGGTCGCAACATCGAGTTCCCGCTGCTCGCCCGGAAGGTCGACCGGGCCACGCGGCGCGAGCGGGTGGCCGAAGCGCTCCGGCTCGTGCACCTGCCCGACGTCGCGGACCGGTCGGTGCGGTCGCTCTCCGGCGGCCAGCAGCAACGGATCGCGCTCGCCAGGGCGCTCGTCTTCGCTCCGCAGCTGCTGCTGCTCGACGAGCCGCTGGCCGCGCTCGACAAGCAGCTGCGGGAGGCGATGCAGCTCGAGCTCAAGCGGATCCAGCGGGAGACCGGCACGACGACGATCGCGGTGACCCACGACCAGGTCGAGGCGCTGTCGATGTCGGACATCGTGGCGATCATGCAGGACGGCAAGATCGTGCAGGTCGGCTCACCGGAGGAGGTCTACCGGCGGCCCGCGACGCGATTCGTGGCCGGCTTCCTGGGCGAGGCGAACCTGCTGCCGGTGGTGGACGGGAAGACCGCGCTGTTCGGCAACCCGGTGGACGGCAGCGGCACGACCGTGCTCCGCCCCGAGGACCTGGAGCTGACCGCGGCCGACCACCCCGGAACCGTCGCCGCGACCGTCACCGAGGTCGTCTACCAGGGCGCCCGGTTGCGGCTCACGGTCGCGGCGGACGGAACCCCGATCGTGGTCAGCGCGGTCCCGGGCGATCTGGCTCACCGTCCCGAGATCGGTGACGCGGTCGGCGTCCGGCACCGGGGCGGCGAACTCCGCGCGCTGGCCGACGCGTGAGCGCGCCGGTGGTGGTTCTGGCCGACCCGTTCGGATCGGTGCAGGACGTGCGGGCCGGGCTGGGCCCGGTGCAGGCCGAGGTCCGGGCTGCGGACGCGATACCGGCCGGCTCCGGCGTCGTCGCGCTGCTCGTCGGGCCGGAGACCCCGCTCACCGAGGCTCACCTGGACGCGCTGCCCGACCTGCGGATCGTCGCCGCGACGTCGGCGGGCACCGACCACATCCCGGTGGATGCCGTCACCGCGCGGGGCGCCTGGGTGACGTCGACCGCCGGGTACTGCACGGACGAGGTCGCCGACCACACGATCGCGCTGGTGCTGAACC
It contains:
- a CDS encoding pyridoxal phosphate-dependent aminotransferase, with the protein product MKHSMDLGMFRQGNHSPSYFTLARSMGSGSEELSDFCIPCNPYFPTPDMFAELSAKLETILKYYPTDAGAITGQLASLLQMPPQTIAMGNGSTELITWIDHLMIHESMATPVPTFGRWTDQSLETGKRVDMFQLPEAGGFALDIDAYVDFIRERNSRVAVVCNPNNPDGNYIPKWEVLRLVDSLADRDLVVVDESFIDFVDAEHRPSIAQEAMLRHNVLVLKSLGKNFGLHGIRFGYVVGNPALVKKIGSRLPKWNLNSLAETVVFMLRDHLAEYRESLRLLARDRYEMINELRRIPGMQVFPSQGNFVLVKLPAEVEGPRLRDYLLSRHGVLIRECGNKLGITSQFVRLVVRPREDTERLLNGIRSYLTSSFSESLDGATPMDLAGRFAESTGLKTGTHSVLDDPLGDRVVPLLGAEGPRLSRSGTR
- a CDS encoding Lrp/AsnC family transcriptional regulator, encoding MDTDAFDRALLAELRRDGRATFEALGQAVGLSRPAVTARMRRLLDSDLVTIVGVVHPSVFGLNAYAHLGLIVQGPIAPVAERLAEFGDLPFLSAVAGRFSLIAELRCTDQAALAATIRRIAGLPGVRKVETGIYTEIRKDTHFPPGRYDETPVDDVDRGLLAHLRRDGRASFAELADGVGLSTSAARTRVLRLLESGAVHVGARVNASAWGAPVLTGFEVTLGGDPASVVSVLDGLDRVQYLATAVGRADVICTAVTYDADETLRLLEDVRALPGVLGLESWTHLRVLKEQY
- a CDS encoding extracellular solute-binding protein, which encodes MHSSRRQFLSRVSLAAGGALLLPSALAACGSDEDTAATPSSAPSGVDAKWPKLTSRQVVVAGFGGETYDVRQKLEFDPFTKLSGVRVTQAAWDYGKFTEMVAKPNPEWDMIDFDGYSIAALIEGKTPPGKLADWVRRCDLVDKAYQDYAAGSYAYSVVLGWSTKLGATPTGWADFFDTKRFPGKRAFPKSIYAGTAEIALLADGVAKDKMYPLDLDRAIAKLNTIKDDLIFYDSYAQGQQYMAQGSASMIATANSRMIQLKDSGKPVDWTYQDAILYPWGGFALTQQAPNADAANALIDYLSTPEAQAAVAKSLYLGPTVSAALDLLSPEELAKQPSAPDNVAKQLSVDVRSLAKQDGEYVEKFFAWVGK
- a CDS encoding ABC transporter permease; this encodes MGREVTAGGRWLLLPPLALLTIGLLGPMVAVVAAGVAADGPVGMVTEPFRSELFLGAAARTLWLSLLVTVCTVVIGAIYAVALVAAPRRLAGVLFGVLFLTFWVSLLVRTFGWVLTLQPAGALDSLVGGEGLGLYQTTAGLVPAMVHIMLPYVVLPIYADLRGLDAAQLRAARSLGGGEWLTLRSVVLPAIRPGVLAGGVIVFVLSLGFYVTPAFLGGPGGQVVSIVIGTQFGRLQDLGGAAAMGVLLLVATLGLYVLADRFLGIGRAWSAAVERE
- a CDS encoding ABC transporter permease; amino-acid sequence: MSDFRTAAPRTSAITVVLGVVVALFLLAPLAVILPVAFSADAFLVFPPQQWSGRWFTDVLTDPAWLDAISLSARIAAGAAVLATLAGTCAAFALRRVRRGQRTLRTLMLAPLVVPQLVLALGLYLAVDDLGGRAGLGTLLVGQAVLATPVVYLAVAAGLAGVDPALSRAARSLGHSWPSALVRVELPLVARSVAGSAVLAFGLCFDESVLAYYLSPPGEETLPTRIWLDASQSASPAIAAVSALVIGSAVVLLGVSVLLTTRKRKTP
- a CDS encoding ABC transporter ATP-binding protein codes for the protein MSIDRLTVDLGGARILDEVSLTVPAGCFATLLGPSGSGKTTTLNVLAGFTDPGSGDVRIGGRSLTGVPPHRREIGVVFQNYALFPHLSVGRNIEFPLLARKVDRATRRERVAEALRLVHLPDVADRSVRSLSGGQQQRIALARALVFAPQLLLLDEPLAALDKQLREAMQLELKRIQRETGTTTIAVTHDQVEALSMSDIVAIMQDGKIVQVGSPEEVYRRPATRFVAGFLGEANLLPVVDGKTALFGNPVDGSGTTVLRPEDLELTAADHPGTVAATVTEVVYQGARLRLTVAADGTPIVVSAVPGDLAHRPEIGDAVGVRHRGGELRALADA